Proteins from a single region of Hordeum vulgare subsp. vulgare chromosome 6H, MorexV3_pseudomolecules_assembly, whole genome shotgun sequence:
- the LOC123402707 gene encoding protein phosphatase 2C and cyclic nucleotide-binding/kinase domain-containing protein isoform X6 encodes MGCSPSKCCFCSHFKGCLQSHGCLDQTPESPRESRGKSSWRRAKTDASASDGSSDDLDGGDGFNQMNITRESNVGINRLSRVSSQFLPPEGSRKVRVPLGNYDLRYSYLSQRGYYPESLDKPNQDSFCIHTPFGTSPDDHFFGVFDGHGEYGAQCSQFVQRRLCENLLRDSRFHTDAVQALHSAFLATNSQLHADSLDDSMSGTTAITILVRGKTLYIANTGDSRALIAEKRGEDIIAVDLSIDQTPYRTDEVERVKECGARVLTLDQIEGLKNPYVQCWGNEESDDGDPPRLWVENGMYPGTAFTRSIGDSVAESIGVVANPEIFILELSASHPFFVIASDGVFEFLSSQTVVDMIAKYKDPRDACAAIVAESYRLWLQYETRTDDITIILVHINGLTDSGSTHTILKVSLQPSQQVVELVGSESPSVTSLNPNNQRSRHDPSRARLRVIESSLENGQLWTPPSPSHRKTWEEQVRSTHFFIVQNLVQDVLLSPSADKSYKQNDTKAHIERILHDHFLFRKLTDSQCNVLLDCMQRVEATPGDIVVQQGGEGDCFYVVGNGEFEVLAMQEEDGKEVTKVLHRYTADKLSSFGELALMYNKPLQSSVRAVTNGTLWALKREDFRGILMSEFSNIPSLKLLRSVQLFTRLTVLQLSQLADSLVEESFADGQVIVDKDDDVSSLYIIQRGRVRLTVAVDRLNSDSWDLLSTRGKQVQQSQESGNYVVEIDEGGHFGEWALIGETITFTASSVGDVICSTIAKEKFDLVVGSLPKPSQADSKLKDSLIPKENQHSVDDDLPFRRVQLSDLEWKECIYAADCSEIGLVQIRGSDKIKSFKRFYIKRVNDLRKEKQVFQEKDMMKILSKSACVPEVLCTCADQSYLGILLNCYLCCSLASILNAPLSESSARFYAASVVVALEELHRRSILYRGVSADILMLDRSGHLQIVDFRFAKKLEGERTYTICGIADSLPPKIVLGSGHGFTADWWALGVLIYFMLQSDMPFGSWRESELEPFATCGR; translated from the exons ATGGGCTGCTCACCTTCTAAGTGTTGTTTTTGTTCACATTTTAAGGGTTGTTTGCAGTCCCATGGGTGTCTTGATCAAACACCCGAATCCCCAAGAGAGTCAAGGGGAAAGTCAAGTTGGAGAAGGGCAAAGACAGATGCTAGTGCTTCAGATGGCTCTTCTGATGATCTAGATGGAGGTGATGGATTCAATCAAATGAACATTACAAGGGAATCAAATGTTGGTATTAATCGTCTCTCAAGGGTCTCTTCACAGTTTCTTCCTCCGGAAGGTTCGCGCAAAGTTCGAGTCCCATTGGGGAACTATGACCTGAGATACTCCTATTTGTCTCAAAGAGGTTACTACCCAGAGTCATTGGACaaaccaaaccaagatagcttttgCATACACACTCCATTTGGAACAAGCCCTGATGACCACTTCTTTGGTGTATTTGATGGTCATGGGGAATATGGAGCTCAGTGCTCGCAGTTTGTACAACGAAGATTGTGTGAAAACTTGCTCCGGGATAGCCGGTTTCATACTGATGCTGTTCAGGCTCTTCATTCTGCTTTCTTGGCAACAAATTCCCAGCTCCATGCCGACAGCTTGGATGATTccatgagtggtactaccgcgatCACTATACTGGTGAGGGGCAAAACATTGTACATTGCAAATACTGGTGATTCACGTGCTCTTATTGCTgagaaaagaggagaagatattATTGCTGTTGACCTGTCCATAGATCAAACTCCTTACCGGACCGATGAGGTTGAAAGGGTCAAGGAGTGTGGTGCCAGGGTTCTGACATTGGATCAAATAGAGGGACTAAAGAATCCATATGTGCAGTGTTGGGGTAACGAGGAAAGTGACGATGGCGATCCTCCAAGGTTGTGGGTGGAAAATGGCATGTATCCGGGAACTGCTTTTACTCGTAGTATTGgagattctgttgctgaatcaattgGTGTTGTCGCAAATCCTGAAATTTTTATCCTGGAGCTCAGTGCCAGCCATCCATTCTTTGTTATTGCTAGTGATGGAGTTTTCGAGTTTCTTTCTAGCCAAACAGTTGTAGACATG ATTGCTAAATACAAGGATCCTCGTGATGCatgtgctgctattgttgctgagTCCTATCGTCTCTGGCTACAATATGAAACTCGTACAGATgacatcacaatcatacttgtACATATTAACGGGTTAACTGAT AGTGGTTCCACCCATACCATATTGAAGGTGTCTTTACAACCATCACAGCAAGTAGTAGAATTGGTGGGATCTGAATCACCATCGGTCACAAGTTTGAACCCCAATAACCAGCGTTCCAGGCATGATCCATCACGTGCACGGTTGAGAGTTATTGAAAGTTCTCTAGAAAATGGTCAACTATGGACTCCTCCATCGCCATCACATCGGAAGACATGGGAAGAGCAAGTAAGGTCTACCCACTTTTTCATTGTGCAAAATTTAGTTCAGGACGTATTATTATCTCCTAGTGCTGACAAATCCTATAAACAAAATGATACGAAGGCACATATTGAGAGGATACTACATGATCATTTCCTCTTCAGAAAGCTCACTGATTCACAAtgcaatgttttacttgattgcaTGCAACGGGTTGAGGCAACACCCGGGGATATAGTGGTGCAGCAG GGTGGTGAAGGTGACTGCTTTTATGTAGTTGGGAATGGTGAGTTTGAAGTTCTGGCCATGCAG GAAGAAGATGGAAAGGAAGTGACTAAGGTTTTGCATAGGTATACTGCTGACAAACTATCTTCCTTTGGAGAGCTAGCACTGAT GTATAACAAGCCACTTCAGTCTTCGGTCCGTGCCGTGACTAATGGAACATTATGGGCTCTAAAGCGGGAGGACTTCCGGGGAATTCTGATGTCAGAATTTTCAAACATACCATCACTGAAGTTGCTTCGATCTGTACAACTGTTTACAAGATTGACAGTGCTTCAGTTAAGTCAACTTGCCGACTCACTTGTTGAGGAATCATTTGCAGACGGACAAGTAATAGTAGACAAG GATGATGATGTCTCTTCTCTATATATTATTCAAAGAGGCCGTGTGAGACTTACAGTAGCAGTTGATAGGTTGAATTCAGATTCGTGGGATCTTCTTAGTACTCGTGGAAAGCAGGTCCAACAGAGTCAAGAAAGTGGCAATTATGTTGTTGAGATAGATGAGGGAGGTCACTTTGGAGAGTGGGCTCTCATTGGAGAGACCATCACATTTACTGCTAGCTCAGTTGGTGATGTGATCTGTTCTACTATAGCAAAAGAGAAATTTGATTTAGTTGTCGGGTCTTTGCCTAAACCTTCGCAGGCTGATTCCAA GCTTAAAGATTCTCTTATCCCAAAGGAGAATCAGCATAGTGTGGATGACGATTTGCCCTTCAGGAGGGTTCAGCTATCTGATTTG GAATGGAAGGAGTGCATATATGCCGCTGATTGCAGTGAGATCGGTCTTGTCCAAATTAGAGGCTCTG ATAAGATCAAAAGCTTCAAAAGGTTTTACATTAAGAGGGTAAATGATCTCCGTAAGGAAAAGCAGGTGTTTCAGGAGAAAGACATGATGAAAATTTTGAGCAAATCAGCTTGTGTGCCAGAAGTTTTATGTACTTGTGCGGATCAATCATACCTTGGAATACTGCtgaattgttacctttgttgctcACTGGCTTCAATACTTAATGCACCACTAAGTGAGTCATCCGCACGATTCTATGCAGCTTCAGTTGTTGTTGCTCTAGAAGAACTTCATCGG AGGTCTATTCTTTACAGAGGTGTTTCAGCAGATATTCTTATGCTCGACCGATCGGGACATCTGCAG ATAGTTGACTTCAGGTTTGCGAAGAAGTTGGAAGGTGAAAGGACTTACACAATATGTGGCATCGCTGACTCTCTACCTCCAAAGATCGTTCTTGGCAGTGGGCATGGGTTTACTGCTGATTG GTGGGCGCTTGGAGTATTGATTTATTTCATGCTACAATCGGACATGCCATTTGGGTCCTGGAGGGAGAGCGAGCTAGAACCTTTCG CTACTTGTGGTCGATGA
- the LOC123402707 gene encoding protein phosphatase 2C and cyclic nucleotide-binding/kinase domain-containing protein isoform X4: MGCSPSKCCFCSHFKGCLQSHGCLDQTPESPRESRGKSSWRRAKTDASASDGSSDDLDGGDGFNQMNITRESNVGINRLSRVSSQFLPPEGSRKVRVPLGNYDLRYSYLSQRGYYPESLDKPNQDSFCIHTPFGTSPDDHFFGVFDGHGEYGAQCSQFVQRRLCENLLRDSRFHTDAVQALHSAFLATNSQLHADSLDDSMSGTTAITILVRGKTLYIANTGDSRALIAEKRGEDIIAVDLSIDQTPYRTDEVERVKECGARVLTLDQIEGLKNPYVQCWGNEESDDGDPPRLWVENGMYPGTAFTRSIGDSVAESIGVVANPEIFILELSASHPFFVIASDGVFEFLSSQTVVDMIAKYKDPRDACAAIVAESYRLWLQYETRTDDITIILVHINGLTDSGSTHTILKVSLQPSQQVVELVGSESPSVTSLNPNNQRSRHDPSRARLRVIESSLENGQLWTPPSPSHRKTWEEQVRSTHFFIVQNLVQDVLLSPSADKSYKQNDTKAHIERILHDHFLFRKLTDSQCNVLLDCMQRVEATPGDIVVQQGGEGDCFYVVGNGEFEVLAMQEEDGKEVTKVLHRYTADKLSSFGELALMYNKPLQSSVRAVTNGTLWALKREDFRGILMSEFSNIPSLKLLRSVQLFTRLTVLQLSQLADSLVEESFADGQVIVDKDDDVSSLYIIQRGRVRLTVAVDRLNSDSWDLLSTRGKQVQQSQESGNYVVEIDEGGHFGEWALIGETITFTASSVGDVICSTIAKEKFDLVVGSLPKPSQADSKLKDSLIPKENQHSVDDDLPFRRVQLSDLEWKECIYAADCSEIGLVQIRGSDKIKSFKRFYIKRVNDLRKEKQVFQEKDMMKILSKSACVPEVLCTCADQSYLGILLNCYLCCSLASILNAPLSESSARFYAASVVVALEELHRRSILYRGVSADILMLDRSGHLQIVDFRFAKKLEGERTYTICGIADSLPPKIVLGSGHGFTADCSFILSFERWCWFSDHRISTQLVLWLCSRKRWPGADSVHHHAPLDRCRVQAYHCHCRLHQFDTHHRHQQRPSTSVVQRQPAPTPPSSRL; encoded by the exons ATGGGCTGCTCACCTTCTAAGTGTTGTTTTTGTTCACATTTTAAGGGTTGTTTGCAGTCCCATGGGTGTCTTGATCAAACACCCGAATCCCCAAGAGAGTCAAGGGGAAAGTCAAGTTGGAGAAGGGCAAAGACAGATGCTAGTGCTTCAGATGGCTCTTCTGATGATCTAGATGGAGGTGATGGATTCAATCAAATGAACATTACAAGGGAATCAAATGTTGGTATTAATCGTCTCTCAAGGGTCTCTTCACAGTTTCTTCCTCCGGAAGGTTCGCGCAAAGTTCGAGTCCCATTGGGGAACTATGACCTGAGATACTCCTATTTGTCTCAAAGAGGTTACTACCCAGAGTCATTGGACaaaccaaaccaagatagcttttgCATACACACTCCATTTGGAACAAGCCCTGATGACCACTTCTTTGGTGTATTTGATGGTCATGGGGAATATGGAGCTCAGTGCTCGCAGTTTGTACAACGAAGATTGTGTGAAAACTTGCTCCGGGATAGCCGGTTTCATACTGATGCTGTTCAGGCTCTTCATTCTGCTTTCTTGGCAACAAATTCCCAGCTCCATGCCGACAGCTTGGATGATTccatgagtggtactaccgcgatCACTATACTGGTGAGGGGCAAAACATTGTACATTGCAAATACTGGTGATTCACGTGCTCTTATTGCTgagaaaagaggagaagatattATTGCTGTTGACCTGTCCATAGATCAAACTCCTTACCGGACCGATGAGGTTGAAAGGGTCAAGGAGTGTGGTGCCAGGGTTCTGACATTGGATCAAATAGAGGGACTAAAGAATCCATATGTGCAGTGTTGGGGTAACGAGGAAAGTGACGATGGCGATCCTCCAAGGTTGTGGGTGGAAAATGGCATGTATCCGGGAACTGCTTTTACTCGTAGTATTGgagattctgttgctgaatcaattgGTGTTGTCGCAAATCCTGAAATTTTTATCCTGGAGCTCAGTGCCAGCCATCCATTCTTTGTTATTGCTAGTGATGGAGTTTTCGAGTTTCTTTCTAGCCAAACAGTTGTAGACATG ATTGCTAAATACAAGGATCCTCGTGATGCatgtgctgctattgttgctgagTCCTATCGTCTCTGGCTACAATATGAAACTCGTACAGATgacatcacaatcatacttgtACATATTAACGGGTTAACTGAT AGTGGTTCCACCCATACCATATTGAAGGTGTCTTTACAACCATCACAGCAAGTAGTAGAATTGGTGGGATCTGAATCACCATCGGTCACAAGTTTGAACCCCAATAACCAGCGTTCCAGGCATGATCCATCACGTGCACGGTTGAGAGTTATTGAAAGTTCTCTAGAAAATGGTCAACTATGGACTCCTCCATCGCCATCACATCGGAAGACATGGGAAGAGCAAGTAAGGTCTACCCACTTTTTCATTGTGCAAAATTTAGTTCAGGACGTATTATTATCTCCTAGTGCTGACAAATCCTATAAACAAAATGATACGAAGGCACATATTGAGAGGATACTACATGATCATTTCCTCTTCAGAAAGCTCACTGATTCACAAtgcaatgttttacttgattgcaTGCAACGGGTTGAGGCAACACCCGGGGATATAGTGGTGCAGCAG GGTGGTGAAGGTGACTGCTTTTATGTAGTTGGGAATGGTGAGTTTGAAGTTCTGGCCATGCAG GAAGAAGATGGAAAGGAAGTGACTAAGGTTTTGCATAGGTATACTGCTGACAAACTATCTTCCTTTGGAGAGCTAGCACTGAT GTATAACAAGCCACTTCAGTCTTCGGTCCGTGCCGTGACTAATGGAACATTATGGGCTCTAAAGCGGGAGGACTTCCGGGGAATTCTGATGTCAGAATTTTCAAACATACCATCACTGAAGTTGCTTCGATCTGTACAACTGTTTACAAGATTGACAGTGCTTCAGTTAAGTCAACTTGCCGACTCACTTGTTGAGGAATCATTTGCAGACGGACAAGTAATAGTAGACAAG GATGATGATGTCTCTTCTCTATATATTATTCAAAGAGGCCGTGTGAGACTTACAGTAGCAGTTGATAGGTTGAATTCAGATTCGTGGGATCTTCTTAGTACTCGTGGAAAGCAGGTCCAACAGAGTCAAGAAAGTGGCAATTATGTTGTTGAGATAGATGAGGGAGGTCACTTTGGAGAGTGGGCTCTCATTGGAGAGACCATCACATTTACTGCTAGCTCAGTTGGTGATGTGATCTGTTCTACTATAGCAAAAGAGAAATTTGATTTAGTTGTCGGGTCTTTGCCTAAACCTTCGCAGGCTGATTCCAA GCTTAAAGATTCTCTTATCCCAAAGGAGAATCAGCATAGTGTGGATGACGATTTGCCCTTCAGGAGGGTTCAGCTATCTGATTTG GAATGGAAGGAGTGCATATATGCCGCTGATTGCAGTGAGATCGGTCTTGTCCAAATTAGAGGCTCTG ATAAGATCAAAAGCTTCAAAAGGTTTTACATTAAGAGGGTAAATGATCTCCGTAAGGAAAAGCAGGTGTTTCAGGAGAAAGACATGATGAAAATTTTGAGCAAATCAGCTTGTGTGCCAGAAGTTTTATGTACTTGTGCGGATCAATCATACCTTGGAATACTGCtgaattgttacctttgttgctcACTGGCTTCAATACTTAATGCACCACTAAGTGAGTCATCCGCACGATTCTATGCAGCTTCAGTTGTTGTTGCTCTAGAAGAACTTCATCGG AGGTCTATTCTTTACAGAGGTGTTTCAGCAGATATTCTTATGCTCGACCGATCGGGACATCTGCAG ATAGTTGACTTCAGGTTTGCGAAGAAGTTGGAAGGTGAAAGGACTTACACAATATGTGGCATCGCTGACTCTCTACCTCCAAAGATCGTTCTTGGCAGTGGGCATGGGTTTACTGCTGATTG CAGTTTTATACTATCATTCGAGCGGTGGTGCTGGTTTAGCGACCACCGGATCTCGACACAGCTTGTGCTTTGGCTCTGCTCCAGGAAGAGGTGGCCGGGGGCGGACTCGGTTCATCACCACGCCCCCCTGGACCGGTGCCGCGTGCAGGCATACCACTGCCACTGCCGCCTCCACCAGTTCGACACACACCACCGGCACCAACAACGGCCGTCGACAAGCGTGGTACAGAGGCAGCCCGCGCCGACACCTCCAAGCTCAAGGCTCTGA
- the LOC123402707 gene encoding protein phosphatase 2C and cyclic nucleotide-binding/kinase domain-containing protein isoform X5 — protein MGCSPSKCCFCSHFKGCLQSHGCLDQTPESPRESRGKSSWRRAKTDASASDGSSDDLDGGDGFNQMNITRESNVGINRLSRVSSQFLPPEGSRKVRVPLGNYDLRYSYLSQRGYYPESLDKPNQDSFCIHTPFGTSPDDHFFGVFDGHGEYGAQCSQFVQRRLCENLLRDSRFHTDAVQALHSAFLATNSQLHADSLDDSMSGTTAITILVRGKTLYIANTGDSRALIAEKRGEDIIAVDLSIDQTPYRTDEVERVKECGARVLTLDQIEGLKNPYVQCWGNEESDDGDPPRLWVENGMYPGTAFTRSIGDSVAESIGVVANPEIFILELSASHPFFVIASDGVFEFLSSQTVVDMIAKYKDPRDACAAIVAESYRLWLQYETRTDDITIILVHINGLTDSGSTHTILKVSLQPSQQVVELVGSESPSVTSLNPNNQRSRHDPSRARLRVIESSLENGQLWTPPSPSHRKTWEEQVRSTHFFIVQNLVQDVLLSPSADKSYKQNDTKAHIERILHDHFLFRKLTDSQCNVLLDCMQRVEATPGDIVVQQGGEGDCFYVVGNGEFEVLAMQEEDGKEVTKVLHRYTADKLSSFGELALMYNKPLQSSVRAVTNGTLWALKREDFRGILMSEFSNIPSLKLLRSVQLFTRLTVLQLSQLADSLVEESFADGQVIVDKDDDVSSLYIIQRGRVRLTVAVDRLNSDSWDLLSTRGKQVQQSQESGNYVVEIDEGGHFGEWALIGETITFTASSVGDVICSTIAKEKFDLVVGSLPKPSQADSKLKDSLIPKENQHSVDDDLPFRRVQLSDLEWKECIYAADCSEIGLVQIRGSDKIKSFKRFYIKRVNDLRKEKQVFQEKDMMKILSKSACVPEVLCTCADQSYLGILLNCYLCCSLASILNAPLSESSARFYAASVVVALEELHRRSILYRGVSADILMLDRSGHLQIVDFRFAKKLEGERTYTICGIADSLPPKIVLGSGHGFTADCFILSFERWCWFSDHRISTQLVLWLCSRKRWPGADSVHHHAPLDRCRVQAYHCHCRLHQFDTHHRHQQRPSTSVVQRQPAPTPPSSRL, from the exons ATGGGCTGCTCACCTTCTAAGTGTTGTTTTTGTTCACATTTTAAGGGTTGTTTGCAGTCCCATGGGTGTCTTGATCAAACACCCGAATCCCCAAGAGAGTCAAGGGGAAAGTCAAGTTGGAGAAGGGCAAAGACAGATGCTAGTGCTTCAGATGGCTCTTCTGATGATCTAGATGGAGGTGATGGATTCAATCAAATGAACATTACAAGGGAATCAAATGTTGGTATTAATCGTCTCTCAAGGGTCTCTTCACAGTTTCTTCCTCCGGAAGGTTCGCGCAAAGTTCGAGTCCCATTGGGGAACTATGACCTGAGATACTCCTATTTGTCTCAAAGAGGTTACTACCCAGAGTCATTGGACaaaccaaaccaagatagcttttgCATACACACTCCATTTGGAACAAGCCCTGATGACCACTTCTTTGGTGTATTTGATGGTCATGGGGAATATGGAGCTCAGTGCTCGCAGTTTGTACAACGAAGATTGTGTGAAAACTTGCTCCGGGATAGCCGGTTTCATACTGATGCTGTTCAGGCTCTTCATTCTGCTTTCTTGGCAACAAATTCCCAGCTCCATGCCGACAGCTTGGATGATTccatgagtggtactaccgcgatCACTATACTGGTGAGGGGCAAAACATTGTACATTGCAAATACTGGTGATTCACGTGCTCTTATTGCTgagaaaagaggagaagatattATTGCTGTTGACCTGTCCATAGATCAAACTCCTTACCGGACCGATGAGGTTGAAAGGGTCAAGGAGTGTGGTGCCAGGGTTCTGACATTGGATCAAATAGAGGGACTAAAGAATCCATATGTGCAGTGTTGGGGTAACGAGGAAAGTGACGATGGCGATCCTCCAAGGTTGTGGGTGGAAAATGGCATGTATCCGGGAACTGCTTTTACTCGTAGTATTGgagattctgttgctgaatcaattgGTGTTGTCGCAAATCCTGAAATTTTTATCCTGGAGCTCAGTGCCAGCCATCCATTCTTTGTTATTGCTAGTGATGGAGTTTTCGAGTTTCTTTCTAGCCAAACAGTTGTAGACATG ATTGCTAAATACAAGGATCCTCGTGATGCatgtgctgctattgttgctgagTCCTATCGTCTCTGGCTACAATATGAAACTCGTACAGATgacatcacaatcatacttgtACATATTAACGGGTTAACTGAT AGTGGTTCCACCCATACCATATTGAAGGTGTCTTTACAACCATCACAGCAAGTAGTAGAATTGGTGGGATCTGAATCACCATCGGTCACAAGTTTGAACCCCAATAACCAGCGTTCCAGGCATGATCCATCACGTGCACGGTTGAGAGTTATTGAAAGTTCTCTAGAAAATGGTCAACTATGGACTCCTCCATCGCCATCACATCGGAAGACATGGGAAGAGCAAGTAAGGTCTACCCACTTTTTCATTGTGCAAAATTTAGTTCAGGACGTATTATTATCTCCTAGTGCTGACAAATCCTATAAACAAAATGATACGAAGGCACATATTGAGAGGATACTACATGATCATTTCCTCTTCAGAAAGCTCACTGATTCACAAtgcaatgttttacttgattgcaTGCAACGGGTTGAGGCAACACCCGGGGATATAGTGGTGCAGCAG GGTGGTGAAGGTGACTGCTTTTATGTAGTTGGGAATGGTGAGTTTGAAGTTCTGGCCATGCAG GAAGAAGATGGAAAGGAAGTGACTAAGGTTTTGCATAGGTATACTGCTGACAAACTATCTTCCTTTGGAGAGCTAGCACTGAT GTATAACAAGCCACTTCAGTCTTCGGTCCGTGCCGTGACTAATGGAACATTATGGGCTCTAAAGCGGGAGGACTTCCGGGGAATTCTGATGTCAGAATTTTCAAACATACCATCACTGAAGTTGCTTCGATCTGTACAACTGTTTACAAGATTGACAGTGCTTCAGTTAAGTCAACTTGCCGACTCACTTGTTGAGGAATCATTTGCAGACGGACAAGTAATAGTAGACAAG GATGATGATGTCTCTTCTCTATATATTATTCAAAGAGGCCGTGTGAGACTTACAGTAGCAGTTGATAGGTTGAATTCAGATTCGTGGGATCTTCTTAGTACTCGTGGAAAGCAGGTCCAACAGAGTCAAGAAAGTGGCAATTATGTTGTTGAGATAGATGAGGGAGGTCACTTTGGAGAGTGGGCTCTCATTGGAGAGACCATCACATTTACTGCTAGCTCAGTTGGTGATGTGATCTGTTCTACTATAGCAAAAGAGAAATTTGATTTAGTTGTCGGGTCTTTGCCTAAACCTTCGCAGGCTGATTCCAA GCTTAAAGATTCTCTTATCCCAAAGGAGAATCAGCATAGTGTGGATGACGATTTGCCCTTCAGGAGGGTTCAGCTATCTGATTTG GAATGGAAGGAGTGCATATATGCCGCTGATTGCAGTGAGATCGGTCTTGTCCAAATTAGAGGCTCTG ATAAGATCAAAAGCTTCAAAAGGTTTTACATTAAGAGGGTAAATGATCTCCGTAAGGAAAAGCAGGTGTTTCAGGAGAAAGACATGATGAAAATTTTGAGCAAATCAGCTTGTGTGCCAGAAGTTTTATGTACTTGTGCGGATCAATCATACCTTGGAATACTGCtgaattgttacctttgttgctcACTGGCTTCAATACTTAATGCACCACTAAGTGAGTCATCCGCACGATTCTATGCAGCTTCAGTTGTTGTTGCTCTAGAAGAACTTCATCGG AGGTCTATTCTTTACAGAGGTGTTTCAGCAGATATTCTTATGCTCGACCGATCGGGACATCTGCAG ATAGTTGACTTCAGGTTTGCGAAGAAGTTGGAAGGTGAAAGGACTTACACAATATGTGGCATCGCTGACTCTCTACCTCCAAAGATCGTTCTTGGCAGTGGGCATGGGTTTACTGCTGATTG TTTTATACTATCATTCGAGCGGTGGTGCTGGTTTAGCGACCACCGGATCTCGACACAGCTTGTGCTTTGGCTCTGCTCCAGGAAGAGGTGGCCGGGGGCGGACTCGGTTCATCACCACGCCCCCCTGGACCGGTGCCGCGTGCAGGCATACCACTGCCACTGCCGCCTCCACCAGTTCGACACACACCACCGGCACCAACAACGGCCGTCGACAAGCGTGGTACAGAGGCAGCCCGCGCCGACACCTCCAAGCTCAAGGCTCTGA